The Miscanthus floridulus cultivar M001 chromosome 6, ASM1932011v1, whole genome shotgun sequence genomic interval ATATTCAGTTCCCGCGCATCACGGGGCAGCCTGAGCCTGAAGCTGGCGCGCCATCAGCGGCAGGGGCGCTCAAGAAGCTGGCGAGGAAGTTGCCGCGCTCGTAGAAGTACTCTGACTTCTCCACCTTCATTTCCTCGTCAACCTACCATCACATTCACAATGTCGCATAAAGATTCAGTTCGTGATCTGTCTGAACTCTCAGAAAGTGCAGCAGCGAATGCGAAGGCAAATTGCAAATGCAGGGAGGGAAGCAGCGATGCTGCCTGTAAAAACTGGCATACATGGAAGATGCAGACGCCGATGAACTCGACGCGCTGGCCGTGTGGCGGGTGTCCCTTGAAGGGCCCCTCCATGTACCCCCAGTGGCGGAACTTGAAGGCGATCTTGGGCGGGCCGCTGTAGACGGCGAGCACCTCGATGGCGAACCCCCTCGGGAAGGCCGTCTTGAAGATGTCCATGGCGGACTCCGGACTCTCGCTGTCCGGGTCGTAGATGCGGTGCTCCGGGGGCAGCGTGGTGCGCAGGAAATTGTTGTAGCCGCCGATGGCCATCACCTCGGCCCGGGTCAGAACACTCAACCCTGCCGGCATGTGCATTGGCAGCGCATGTCACGGTGTCAATGGAGGGAGATTCAGATGGGAAGGGAAGGACGAGTGGTGTCGCTCGATCACTCACCGTTGGTGCTGGTGCTGTACTTCTCCGAGTTGACGGTCTTCTGGTCCTCGGGGCGCACCTTGTGCACCAGCTCCATCTCCCAGCTCTTGAGCAGCCGCTGCACCTTCTCCTCCAGCGAGCCCTCGGGCCACACCTGAGTCCTCTCCTCCTCGAAGAGCTTGTTGACCTCGTCGTAGTTGGGCGGGGCGCCGTACCTCCACACGGTGTTCTTCTCGCTCTCGCCGTGGATGAAGGACCGGTACTTGTCTTCTCCCACTTCGGCGGCCgccattgctgctgctgctgctgctgatggcaGGCTTACCGCCTCTTGCGTCTTGCGTCGGCAGGTGAAGGGACACCGGCCTTGCTAGTATTTGGTAGCCGATGGAGTAGGGCGGGTGTCAAGTGTGTCTCTACTTATATTGTGAGATGAGAGTGAGATAGCGATGTGTAGGAGAAAAAATGTAATATTATCTCGCGGTGGAAGTCGTTGCCATACGAAGTAAAAATATATATCCTGAATGAATGAAAAATGAAAATCTGAAGTCACGAGGAGGCTCACCTTGTCCCTGTCGCCAACTCGTAGCGAGCTACCTCTCGTTGTCTGTTTGTTCGTAGTAGCTCTGGCCAAGAAGTGGGGAAATGCTGCGTAATTTCCATGGCGGCTATTCAAGCAAGACGCGCGCGCTCCCTATTTCTATTATACTGCGGTCAAAAGATGTACTAGTAGTGGAGTGGTTTTCGGTAGTGTGCGGGCACGAGGATGCTACGCAGGTAACGCAGGCCCTATCAGGTCTGGGAGCAGTTAGGTGGGCATGTCTGTGTGTGTGAGGTCATCACTGACGGCATGAGCTGCGATAAATAAAATAGCAGCCCCGGGCTTTCTGCCGGCACAGAGTAAaataaaatttaggaggtgtgatGTCGTACCGAGTGTTTACATGCTAATAAACAAACAAATTATAAAATCCATCCAtacttcacgagacgaatttattaaacctaattaatttataaactaattatgtttaaaagatttatcttataaattagtcataaactatataattaattttataattagtctatatttaatacttaatatatatatatatcaaatatCCGACGAGCCAGTGACCGAAGTTTAGCACCCTTTTAATGTCGAAATCCTTAAATCCCGTGGTACTGATAGCTTCCCTCGTGCGCGGATGCTGTGCAGGCGGCCGTGCCACCTGCCACGCTCGTCTCACGGGCCAGGCCGGCCTGAGCAACCACGAGGCTGGGCGGTGTGTTGGGCTGCCGGCCGGAACGAACCTAGTTTTCCCTCCACCCACCCGTGCGCGCACAGACGCCGCCGTTGGAGTGGGAATCTCGCGCTCGCTCGTGCGTGCCTCCAGCTGTGGGCCGCGTTCGCTCCAGCGGATGGACCATGCTCATGCAGACGTGGGCCGCTCGCTCCAGCGCGTGGTCAGCGTGCTGCTTCCGTTCGACCTGGTCGAATCGGAAGATTTGTGGCCCTACAGACCTCGCGGTCTCACCCGTCATTAGCAGAAAGGACCTGTTTGGATGGACGCCTCCCATGGAGGAGCATCACCAGACACATCCATCTCGTCCCCGACTGAGAACGCTGCCTACGCCAGGCGGCTCAATGGGAGGAGCAAACCAAACACGCCCAAAGTGTCATGGTACCAAACTACCATGTCAGAATTTTAGgtatttagttttttttaaagaaTTTCACATTTAGTTTAGAGATCACTAAAAAACAATAATAGACCAAAAAAAACATCAAAAGTTGTTATGACATATACAGTATTTAGATACAAGCCCTACTAGAGACAAGAGAAAATTTGGTCATGGCCAAATCACGGCATGACCAAATTTTTGTCATGTTAGATGTGTTTGGATGGCGTGGCCGTGTTAAAACATTGCCATCGTTGGAAAAAAATTGTTGTTTGTTTGGTAACCATGCTAGTTTTTGTCATACCTGAGTATGACAAGTAGGGTCCACGTAACTTTTTTTTCATCAAATCATAGGCATGTGAGATCATATTTTGTAAACAAATTAAAATCATAAGGAACATTATggtgacaacatattataaaccGGGTATGTTGCAAGTTTAAGAAACCTCAAATAACGAATCAGTGCCATGTCAACTCAGAATTTGGCATGCATGTCTGCCAAAGTGGGGCAGCCAATTTGCTGGCCATTCTATGGGCCGACAGGGGCTATTTGTTGTAGCAAACATCGGCCAAATTTTCTGGGGCCAGATAATTATGGGCCCGGATCCAAACAGTAGCCACGTTTTCTGGGTTTGCTGAAGATTGGCTTCGCTGTCATTTGCCTAAAATCAAACACGCGGTGGCGCCAATGTCCATTGGTGGCAAGGCCTGCCTACACGGACGTTATGTGGCATGACTTCATACAGACCGAGGCACCGAGCTTAGTGCTAAATAGTCTGGCGCCGAGGCCTAACTACTGCAGAGCTCTAACCATGGCTGCATGAACCTAGTCTCCAGCGGTCAGAcgaccatgttcgcttgatcgtttctgtgactTATAAATCGGCTGATGTTgctttattgtgagagaaaaaacattgtatcatacctgataagcatggctgatacgaaaGCGAACATGGTATAGCTTTACTAAAACTCTTAGATCAGAAAGGTTGGTCTTAGCTGAGAAGACATGAACAACATAGATCCATATAAGCAATTATTTCTATAATGCAGGCCCCACTATCCTATTTACCTCTTGGCCCCACCACTATATCTCTCTCCAATGGTCGTTTTCAAAGAATTGCTTTTTTAGTCTATCAGCTAGCTAGTGTCATCCATCCTCCATCTCAATTCTAGTGGAAGCTACCGCTTTTTTAATGAGACTTTTGGCCCTGTTTAGAACTTCTTAATTATTTGCAGCTCCTGCTACCTTTTAAGGCATCAATGCTCCCAAATGCATAGCTTCTTGTGGGTTTATTTAAGATGGACATGGACACTTCAGTAGGCTTCCACAGGAATAGGGGAGAGGGATGCTTCAAGTAGCTTATTTCTCTAGCCCGCGCCTCTCTCTGCCCGAGCGTCATCCGAAGCTCCCAAGCGTCGCCCGCAGCTGGTCCTAAGGCTGCCCCGCTTCTTTGCTGAAGAAGCATCATGTTAGGTTTTGTCCCACATCAAAATTTATGGTGGAGGAGCATAATATATAAGATGGATGTAACTCTCACGTATCAAACTAGTCTTTTTGGTTGAGTTAGGCTAGAGGCCTTGGCTTGTTGTGGGATCCTGTGGACTTGGACCTAGGGGGCGCCAACTCATGATCATAGCTAGCTAAGCTGGATTCACTGAGCACTCTAACAAGTTGTACGTATTAGAGCCTATGGTTAAAAAACCTGGAAAACCTGGAAATGTTAGAGTCTTTCGACCATCCATGGTGTAGATCAGTGGGGTTTCATTGGATTTCTTGTAGAAATGGTGTGTACGAAGAAggacagagagggagagggagagttaGGGTTAGGCACTGACCATCGGTAGGCATTGAGGAGGCGGA includes:
- the LOC136457973 gene encoding pathogen-related protein-like, whose protein sequence is MAAAEVGEDKYRSFIHGESEKNTVWRYGAPPNYDEVNKLFEEERTQVWPEGSLEEKVQRLLKSWEMELVHKVRPEDQKTVNSEKYSTSTNGLSVLTRAEVMAIGGYNNFLRTTLPPEHRIYDPDSESPESAMDIFKTAFPRGFAIEVLAVYSGPPKIAFKFRHWGYMEGPFKGHPPHGQRVEFIGVCIFHVDEEMKVEKSEYFYERGNFLASFLSAPAADGAPASGSGCPVMRGN